Within Magnetococcus sp. PR-3, the genomic segment TAGATCCCAGCTCCATCAGCGCCCGTTGCCGTGCTTTTAAAAGGGGATCCGACGGGTGGAGTGACCCTTCACTAATATCATCCAGATAATCCACAATCACTTGAGACTCAAACAGCGTTGTCTCATCCACCTGCAACACCGGTACCTTCCCCATGGGGGAGAGTGCTAAAAACCAATCCGGCTTATTGGCCAGATCAATATACTCAAGCTCATACTCCAACCCCTTGAGCTCCATTAACAACACAGCCCGCTGCACAAAGGGGCAGATGGCAAAGCTAATAATTTTCAATTTAGGTTGTTTCATCTGTTTGCTCCTTCACGGAGGGCAATGACCCTCTATCGCTTCCCTGGACGGTTGCACAGCCAAGGGGAAAATGATCATAACATTAACCTTCTGGTAACCAGCCCGAGGCAACGACCCCGGTTACGGTGACCAACATCACGACCTCACTCCACTCCACCAGCGCTCCGGCGACATCACCGGTAAACCCCCCCAAACGGTTTAAGGTACGTATCCACATGACAAACCATAACATCAAGGCAGAGGCTTGCATGGGCATGGCCAACCAAGGGTCAAAGAAGAAGAGCGGATAAAACCAGCCTAACCCCACCAAAAGCCAGATCCAATACCGGGGTAAATGGGCCGCAGTATCCTGGGCCATACCCTGAGTGGAGACATAAGGGGTGGTTAAAAACAGCAACCCCACCGCAAGCCGCGCCAACATGGGGGTAAAGACCACAATCCATAAGGGCATTTGTAACTGTAAAAGCGTGTGCAGGGCGGCAAATTTTAGAAGCAAGACCAAGACTAAGGAGACCACCCCAGCCGGACCGGTGTGAGGATCCTTCATAATTTCCAGGGTGCGCTCTCGGTTACCTAGCCCACCCATCCAGGCATCGGCACTGTCCGCCACCCCATCCAGGTGCAAACCACCGGTCAGCCAGACCCATATCAAGGTTGCCACTGCCGCACCCAACGCTGGTGCTTGGGTACCCAACCAGGACATAGGCAGTACCATCAGTAGCCCAATGGCCATACCCACCAAGGGATAGAACGCCACCGCGCGCCCTTGCACCACCCCACTCCACGCCCCAGGTTCAGGAAAGGGAAAACGGCTCAGGAGACGAACAGCGGCACAAAGTGGCCACCATATATGCAGATTCCAGCTTTTAAGCACCGCCGGAAACCCCCGCTTGTTCAAAGGTTGCCATCTCATTGTGTAAGGCACAGGCCATACGCAACACAGGGACCGCAAGCGCAGCCCCACTGCCTTCACCCAACCGCATGCCCAGGTCCAAAATGGGTTCTAAGTCTAACAACCCACATAGACCAGCATGGGCAGGCTCAGCCGAACGGTGAGAAAGAAAGCTCCATTGCATCACACCAGGGCAGATCTGTTCAGCCGCCAACGCGGCGGCGCTGCATATAAAGCCATCGACCATCACCGGAACCCCCAATTGAGCCGCACGGATATAGGCACCCGCCAGCGCCGCAATTTCAAACCCGCCCAATCGCCGCAACACCTCGACCGGATTAGATAGCGCATGGCCATGACAGGTCAACGCTTCGGTCATCGCAGCCACTTTACGTTCCATACCCGCTTGATCAACCCCAGTTCCTGGACCAACGGCCTGTTCGGGGGCTACCTCACCATACGCACAGAGCAAAGCACTGGCTGAGGTGGTGTTACCAATCCCCATCTCTCCACCGACAAACAGATCACAACCGGCTTTATGGAGCTGTTCAATAACATGTTTACCCGCATCCAACGCCTGCTCCAGCGCTTCCATGGTCATAGCAGGCTGATGACGAAAATCCTCGGTCCCCGCCCCACAACGATGGCTAACCACACCCGGCAGAGGCCCCACATCGGTTAATGCCCCCACATCCATCACCTGCAAATGCGCCCCTAACTGCTGTGCCAACACACTGATGGCCGCACCGCCACGGGAGAAGTTACGAATCATCTCCACCGTAACCGATTGAGGAAAGGCCGACACACCATGGGCTGCAATACCATGATCTGCCGCAAAAATGACAATACGGACCGAATTAATGGCCGGGTGAGAGCGCCACTGCATAGAGGCCAGCCGGATAGCCAGCTCCTCCAACTGGCCTAAAGAGCCAGGAGGCTTGGTCAACTGCATCTGTCGCTGTTGAGCAGCCTGTTTAGACGCTTGATCCAAAGGGTGTATCGGAGCTTGGTACCAGGGGGAAGCGTGCATATCACCATGCCATAGATGGGGCGTTAAGGAAGAAACCTTATGCTAACATGGGCTCCCGCTCTGTACCATCTTCTGCAAATTTAGAACGGCGTGGCAAGCACGACACCACACGACCCTATTTTCCTCCAACGATACAAAAGATTACACACCACACGACCAGTAGAAGGGCATAAAATCCAATACAAACATAAGCTGGCCCATGTGCCGTAAATAAACCGTATGTATCAGCTTGCAACATCCTGATCTGCATACAACCGATCAGGATTGCATCTGTTCCGCTGTTTTAAAGATGGGGGATGGTCCAGACAAAAGCTCCAAGGCAGGTACCGGAGAGAGGGGCCACTCGATGATGGGGTGAAACTTGTCTATACCCAACTAAGCCGCAGCGGAGAGATGATCCAACCCGCTCGACCTGGGGGCAGCACACAAGCCCGTACTCCCCGCACCTAAGCAAGATGCAGAAGCTTCTGTTATGCTTAGTCTAAATGAAGGATTTAAAACGCCATAGCCTCACACAAGATGAGGCATCAGGTTGTAAGCTTAACGCTTT encodes:
- a CDS encoding adenosylcobinamide-GDP ribazoletransferase, whose product is MLKSWNLHIWWPLCAAVRLLSRFPFPEPGAWSGVVQGRAVAFYPLVGMAIGLLMVLPMSWLGTQAPALGAAVATLIWVWLTGGLHLDGVADSADAWMGGLGNRERTLEIMKDPHTGPAGVVSLVLVLLLKFAALHTLLQLQMPLWIVVFTPMLARLAVGLLFLTTPYVSTQGMAQDTAAHLPRYWIWLLVGLGWFYPLFFFDPWLAMPMQASALMLWFVMWIRTLNRLGGFTGDVAGALVEWSEVVMLVTVTGVVASGWLPEG
- the cobT gene encoding nicotinate-nucleotide--dimethylbenzimidazole phosphoribosyltransferase, whose product is MHASPWYQAPIHPLDQASKQAAQQRQMQLTKPPGSLGQLEELAIRLASMQWRSHPAINSVRIVIFAADHGIAAHGVSAFPQSVTVEMIRNFSRGGAAISVLAQQLGAHLQVMDVGALTDVGPLPGVVSHRCGAGTEDFRHQPAMTMEALEQALDAGKHVIEQLHKAGCDLFVGGEMGIGNTTSASALLCAYGEVAPEQAVGPGTGVDQAGMERKVAAMTEALTCHGHALSNPVEVLRRLGGFEIAALAGAYIRAAQLGVPVMVDGFICSAAALAAEQICPGVMQWSFLSHRSAEPAHAGLCGLLDLEPILDLGMRLGEGSGAALAVPVLRMACALHNEMATFEQAGVSGGA